One genomic window of Sodaliphilus pleomorphus includes the following:
- a CDS encoding sensor histidine kinase has protein sequence MIKPSRKLSLIYSGISILMMTVVGVVVYIVTSGSIQDIYYDYLDDKAELLAIEHFEKNTIDTTSYANVVRRLQNTIPTSKELFINLTDTSKANVLLHRYLDSKEIASLYNPDIETVHFQYGKEVGSALLYQDQTAAYGVLVMSANPYGARVQKVVRVWIVMLTVASLLLLVLVNRLGVVKVMKRIDMRYQREKMFVNNASHEINNPLTAIQGECEIALMKERPREELVLAINKIATENERVIDVMRSLLQFTSQDTVDRDSLDRIDIEQFMRENFGCPGINITCESNFAVMMPYGLLKIAMRNIVSNAKKYSSHKPVEIKIGHNTVHVVDHGMGIDRSELKHIFEPFYRGARTRGIEGHGIGLSLAKQILDTYGARISIKSKPGQGSTFTVHFA, from the coding sequence ATGATAAAACCCAGCCGCAAACTCTCGCTAATCTACAGTGGCATCAGCATTCTCATGATGACTGTCGTGGGCGTGGTCGTGTATATCGTCACCTCGGGCTCTATCCAGGACATCTACTACGACTACCTCGACGACAAGGCCGAGCTGCTGGCCATCGAGCACTTCGAGAAAAACACCATCGACACTACCAGCTATGCCAACGTGGTGCGGCGCCTGCAAAACACCATACCCACCTCGAAGGAGCTCTTCATCAACCTTACCGACACCAGCAAGGCCAACGTGCTGCTGCACCGCTACCTCGACAGCAAGGAGATCGCCAGCCTCTACAACCCCGACATCGAGACCGTGCACTTCCAGTACGGGAAAGAGGTGGGCAGCGCCCTGCTCTACCAGGACCAGACGGCCGCCTACGGCGTGCTGGTGATGAGTGCCAACCCCTACGGCGCCAGGGTGCAGAAGGTGGTGCGCGTGTGGATAGTGATGCTCACAGTCGCCTCGCTGCTGCTGCTGGTGCTGGTCAACCGCCTGGGGGTGGTGAAGGTGATGAAGCGCATCGACATGCGCTACCAGCGCGAGAAGATGTTTGTCAACAACGCCTCCCACGAGATCAACAATCCGCTCACGGCCATACAGGGTGAGTGCGAAATCGCACTCATGAAGGAGCGCCCGCGTGAGGAATTAGTGCTGGCTATCAACAAGATAGCTACCGAAAACGAGCGCGTGATCGACGTCATGCGCAGCCTGCTGCAGTTCACCAGCCAGGACACGGTCGACCGCGACAGTCTCGACCGTATCGACATAGAGCAATTCATGAGAGAAAACTTCGGCTGCCCAGGCATCAACATCACCTGCGAGAGCAATTTTGCCGTGATGATGCCCTACGGCCTGCTGAAAATCGCCATGCGCAACATCGTGAGCAATGCCAAGAAATACTCGAGCCACAAGCCTGTAGAGATAAAAATAGGCCACAACACGGTGCACGTCGTCGACCACGGCATGGGCATCGACCGCAGCGAGCTCAAGCACATCTTTGAGCCCTTCTACCGCGGCGCACGCACCCGCGGCATCGAGGGCCACGGCATAGGGCTGTCACTGGCCAAGCAGATACTCGACACCTACGGCGCACGCATCAGCATCAAGTCGAAGCCCGGACAGGGCTCCACCTTCACGGTGCACTTTGCATGA
- the uvrC gene encoding excinuclease ABC subunit UvrC — translation MIELRPELKAKLQNLPSSPGVYRYLDKTGKVIYVGKAKNLHRRVNSYFNRVHPVRRTNMLVHHIWDLVTVVVNTEEEALDLENSLIKQYQPHYNVLLKDDKSYPWICVTKEPYPRVYMSREKPNRAARFYGPYPKVEVARALIGTIREIFPIRSCRYNLTPESIQSGKFRLCLKYHLKSCPGCCKGYISVEDYGKYIDEIKQILNGDTKQVSDYLMGEMQRLSRELKFEEANELKRRYLLIEKYRAKSVIVNPSIHNIDVFTILRDDTAAYVNFIYVRNGSVVQCLTLEYKLVDADSDETDAELMSTAMREIHERFKDRYDKERVRETLVNVVPEYPLEGTDYIVPQRGDKKKLLDISLKNAEQYRVDKYKLMEKLNPEQRVTRTLTRMQRDLHLTELPRHIECFDNSNIGGTSAVASCVVFRDAKPAKREYRSFNIKTVEGPDDYASMREVLTRRYSRLLDEGQELPQLVVLDGGKGQLSAAVQVLDELGLRGRIAAIGIAKRMNEIFFPGDSVPLYIDLNGETIKVIQHLRDEAHRFGIAHHRNKRSKSQIHSELDDIAGIGPKSKTLLLKHFKSLKRLREATVEEVAAVVGAKRAQALKQALQSK, via the coding sequence ATGATAGAATTGCGTCCTGAACTCAAGGCTAAGTTGCAGAACCTGCCGTCAAGCCCTGGCGTGTATCGCTATCTCGACAAGACGGGCAAGGTGATCTATGTGGGCAAGGCCAAAAACCTGCACCGGCGCGTGAACTCCTATTTCAACCGCGTGCACCCGGTGCGGCGCACCAACATGCTCGTGCACCACATATGGGACCTCGTGACCGTTGTGGTCAACACCGAGGAGGAGGCCCTCGACCTGGAAAACAGCCTCATCAAGCAGTATCAGCCCCACTACAACGTGCTGCTCAAGGACGACAAGAGCTACCCGTGGATATGTGTCACCAAGGAGCCCTATCCGCGGGTGTACATGTCGCGCGAGAAGCCCAACCGTGCAGCCCGCTTCTACGGGCCTTATCCCAAGGTTGAGGTGGCGCGCGCCCTGATAGGCACCATAAGAGAAATTTTCCCGATTCGTTCGTGTCGTTACAACCTGACGCCCGAGTCGATACAATCGGGCAAATTCCGTCTGTGTCTCAAGTATCATCTCAAGAGTTGCCCAGGGTGTTGCAAGGGCTATATTTCGGTAGAGGACTACGGCAAATACATCGATGAAATCAAGCAAATATTGAATGGCGACACCAAGCAGGTGAGCGACTACCTGATGGGCGAAATGCAGCGGTTGTCGCGTGAACTGAAATTTGAAGAGGCCAACGAGCTCAAACGCCGTTACCTGCTCATCGAGAAATATCGTGCAAAGTCGGTGATTGTGAACCCCTCGATACACAACATCGATGTGTTCACGATATTGCGCGACGACACGGCGGCCTATGTCAACTTCATCTATGTGCGCAACGGCAGTGTGGTGCAGTGTCTCACCCTGGAGTACAAGCTGGTCGATGCCGACAGCGACGAGACCGACGCCGAGCTCATGTCGACGGCCATGCGCGAGATACACGAGCGGTTCAAGGACCGCTACGACAAGGAGCGCGTGCGCGAGACACTGGTCAATGTCGTCCCCGAGTATCCGCTCGAGGGCACCGACTATATCGTGCCCCAGCGCGGCGACAAGAAGAAACTGCTCGACATCTCGCTCAAAAATGCCGAGCAATACCGCGTCGACAAGTACAAGCTCATGGAGAAGCTCAACCCCGAGCAGCGCGTGACGCGCACGCTCACGCGCATGCAGCGTGACTTGCACCTGACCGAGCTGCCGCGCCACATCGAGTGCTTCGACAATTCCAACATAGGCGGCACCAGTGCGGTGGCCTCGTGCGTGGTGTTTCGCGACGCCAAGCCCGCCAAGCGGGAGTATCGCAGCTTCAACATCAAGACCGTTGAGGGCCCCGACGACTATGCCTCGATGCGCGAGGTGCTCACGCGCCGCTACAGCCGCTTGCTCGACGAGGGGCAGGAGTTGCCCCAGCTCGTGGTGCTCGACGGCGGCAAGGGCCAGCTCAGCGCCGCTGTGCAGGTGCTCGACGAGTTGGGCCTGCGCGGCCGCATTGCAGCCATAGGCATTGCCAAGCGCATGAACGAGATCTTCTTTCCGGGCGACAGCGTGCCGCTCTATATCGACCTCAACGGCGAAACGATAAAGGTGATACAGCACTTGCGCGACGAGGCTCACCGCTTTGGTATCGCGCATCATCGCAACAAGCGCAGCAAGTCGCAGATACATAGCGAGCTCGACGATATTGCGGGCATTGGGCCGAAGTCAAAGACGCTGTTGCTCAAGCACTTCAAGTCGCTCAAACGACTGCGCGAGGCCACGGTCGAGGAGGTTGCAGCCGTGGTGGGCGCCAAGCGGGCCCAGGCCTTGAAGCAGGCCTTGCAGTCCAAGTGA
- a CDS encoding response regulator transcription factor yields MEQCNKARVLLAEDESTISNFIKVGMADFGIDVTVVDNGLEAWNTLQAQEQDFKLVILDIRMPGLSGLEVCRKYREKYGYSTPVLMLTALATTDDIVLGLEVGADDYMVKPFKFKELVARVQALMRQPRAQESAPVSFKCGQLSLDPSTRKATREGLSVDLSTKEYRLLEYMIQHHDEPLSRRQLLKDVWDKDFDTNTNIVDVYVRYVRNKIDDPFELKLIHTITGVGYMMSCREPNATSKKK; encoded by the coding sequence ATGGAACAATGCAACAAGGCCCGAGTGCTCCTTGCCGAGGACGAAAGCACGATATCCAATTTCATCAAGGTGGGCATGGCCGACTTTGGCATCGACGTGACCGTTGTCGACAACGGCCTCGAGGCCTGGAACACGCTCCAAGCCCAGGAGCAGGACTTCAAGCTCGTGATTCTCGACATACGCATGCCCGGGCTATCGGGGCTTGAAGTGTGCCGCAAGTACCGCGAGAAATACGGCTACAGCACCCCTGTGCTCATGCTCACGGCCCTGGCCACGACCGACGATATCGTGTTGGGCCTCGAGGTGGGCGCCGACGACTACATGGTGAAGCCTTTCAAGTTTAAGGAGCTCGTGGCACGCGTCCAGGCCCTGATGAGGCAGCCCAGGGCGCAAGAGAGCGCCCCTGTGAGCTTCAAGTGCGGCCAGCTTAGCCTCGACCCATCCACGCGCAAAGCCACGCGAGAGGGGCTCTCGGTGGACTTGAGCACCAAGGAGTACCGCCTGCTCGAGTACATGATACAGCACCACGACGAGCCGCTCTCGCGCCGCCAGCTCTTGAAAGACGTGTGGGACAAGGACTTCGACACCAATACCAACATCGTCGACGTGTATGTGCGCTATGTGCGCAACAAGATCGACGACCCCTTTGAGCTCAAGCTCATCCACACCATCACGGGCGTGGGCTACATGATGTCGTGTCGCGAGCCCAATGCAACCAGCAAAAAGAAATGA
- the mnmG gene encoding tRNA uridine-5-carboxymethylaminomethyl(34) synthesis enzyme MnmG, with protein sequence MIYDFDVIVIGAGHAGCEAACAAANLGSTTLLITIDMNKIAQMSCNPAVGGIAKGQIVREIDALGGQMGIVTDRSSLQFRMLNRSKGPAMWSPRAQADRMRFIMNWRHTIENTPNLYMWQDSAVKLDIANGEVHGVTTALGVDFTAKAVVLTAGTFLNGLMHVGPVKMQGGRVAEPASHGITEQLRALGFATSRMKTGTPVRLDARTIDFSQATVQEGDHDFHHFSFLPTVHSELRQRPCYIVWTNRQVHDVLRAGLPESPLFNGQIQSVGPRYCPSIETKLVTFPDKDAHQLFIEPEGESTNEMYLNGFSSSMPWRIQLDALGKIPALAHVQAYRPGYAIEYDYFDPTQLKHNLETKLVKNLFFAGQVNGTTGYEEAAGQGLVAGINAHQNAVGAAPFVLARDEAYIGVLIDDLVTKGVDEPYRMFTSRAEHRILLRQDDADLRLTPRSYALGLASRERYLLMQSKWRQVDSLVDFARDYSVKASLVNPSLEARGLQPLRQGTKLYELILRPQLGINLLATMIPELQTRLDALEDTRLEEIVEAAEIRIKYHGYIEREQLIAQKIGRLEHVKIKGKFDYSSLHALSTEARQKLERIDPETVGQASRIPGISPSDINILLLLLGR encoded by the coding sequence ATGATCTACGATTTCGATGTGATAGTGATTGGTGCCGGCCATGCTGGCTGCGAGGCCGCATGTGCCGCAGCCAACTTGGGCTCGACGACCTTGCTCATAACTATCGATATGAACAAAATTGCCCAGATGAGTTGCAATCCCGCCGTGGGTGGCATTGCCAAGGGGCAGATTGTGAGGGAGATAGATGCACTTGGCGGGCAAATGGGCATCGTTACCGACCGCTCGAGCCTGCAATTTCGCATGCTCAACCGGTCGAAGGGCCCAGCCATGTGGAGTCCGCGCGCCCAGGCCGACCGCATGCGCTTTATCATGAACTGGCGCCACACGATTGAGAACACCCCCAACCTGTACATGTGGCAGGACAGTGCCGTGAAACTCGACATTGCCAACGGCGAGGTGCACGGCGTGACCACGGCCCTTGGGGTCGACTTCACCGCCAAGGCTGTTGTACTCACCGCCGGCACCTTCCTCAACGGGCTCATGCATGTGGGCCCGGTAAAAATGCAGGGTGGGAGAGTGGCCGAGCCGGCGTCGCACGGCATCACCGAGCAGCTGCGTGCGCTGGGCTTTGCCACCAGCCGCATGAAGACGGGCACCCCTGTGCGTCTCGACGCCCGCACCATCGATTTCTCGCAGGCTACGGTGCAAGAGGGCGACCACGACTTTCATCACTTCTCGTTCCTGCCCACTGTGCACAGCGAGCTGCGCCAGCGGCCGTGCTACATCGTGTGGACCAACCGTCAGGTGCACGACGTGTTGCGCGCCGGCCTGCCCGAGTCGCCCTTGTTCAACGGCCAGATTCAGTCGGTAGGTCCCCGTTACTGCCCCAGCATCGAGACCAAGCTGGTCACCTTCCCCGACAAGGATGCCCACCAGCTCTTTATCGAACCCGAGGGCGAGAGCACCAATGAAATGTATCTCAACGGCTTCTCGTCGTCGATGCCGTGGCGCATCCAGCTCGACGCATTGGGCAAGATACCTGCCCTTGCACACGTGCAGGCCTACCGCCCAGGCTATGCCATCGAGTACGACTACTTCGACCCCACGCAACTCAAGCACAACCTTGAGACCAAGCTGGTGAAGAATCTCTTCTTTGCCGGGCAGGTGAATGGCACCACGGGCTATGAGGAAGCAGCCGGGCAGGGCCTTGTGGCCGGCATCAATGCCCACCAGAATGCCGTGGGTGCAGCCCCCTTTGTACTGGCCCGCGACGAGGCCTACATAGGTGTGCTCATCGACGACCTTGTGACCAAGGGTGTCGACGAGCCCTACCGCATGTTTACCAGCCGTGCCGAGCACCGCATATTGCTGCGGCAGGACGATGCCGACTTGCGCCTCACGCCACGCAGCTATGCCCTGGGGCTCGCCTCGCGCGAGCGCTACTTGCTCATGCAGTCGAAGTGGCGCCAGGTCGACAGCCTTGTCGACTTTGCCCGCGACTACAGCGTGAAGGCCTCTCTCGTCAATCCCAGTCTTGAGGCCCGTGGGCTGCAACCCTTGCGCCAAGGCACCAAACTCTACGAACTGATACTGCGCCCGCAACTCGGCATCAACCTGCTTGCCACTATGATTCCTGAGTTGCAAACACGCCTCGACGCGCTTGAGGATACCCGTCTTGAGGAAATTGTGGAGGCTGCCGAAATCAGAATTAAGTATCATGGCTACATTGAGCGTGAGCAACTCATCGCTCAGAAGATAGGCCGCCTCGAGCATGTGAAGATTAAGGGAAAATTTGATTACTCCTCGCTGCACGCCCTCTCGACCGAGGCTCGCCAGAAGCTGGAGCGCATCGACCCCGAGACCGTGGGACAGGCCAGCCGCATCCCTGGCATTTCGCCGAGCGACATCAATATATTGCTTTTACTGTTAGGAAGATAG
- a CDS encoding glucosaminidase domain-containing protein, which translates to MALTCALPAPAQRLSSRFLNYIDQYKEIAVKQAQEYGVPASITLAQGLLESGAGQSYLARAGNNHFGIKCHSRWKGESISVGDETSSTCYRQYRNAEESFVDHARFLQQPRYRNLYKLKLTDYKSWARGLQSCGYAENQSYATLLISLIEKYRLFQYDIDQPLVARRKKLAPDPSIGHDLDDEQQAQKDLLKRVEFLHHVHRKWNLHYIIAIKGDTYETIALEFNLKPEKLREFNDIDDESLVPATGDRVWVEPKAKATPEHFDYYTVRKGESLWSVSQEFGVRLKSLMKLNDIKRGQDVAAGDQIKLR; encoded by the coding sequence TTGGCCCTCACATGCGCCCTGCCGGCACCCGCGCAGCGACTCTCGTCGCGGTTTCTCAACTATATCGACCAGTACAAGGAGATTGCCGTCAAGCAGGCACAGGAATATGGCGTGCCTGCCAGCATCACCCTGGCCCAGGGCCTGCTCGAGAGCGGCGCCGGGCAGAGCTACCTGGCGCGCGCAGGCAACAACCACTTTGGCATCAAGTGCCACAGCCGCTGGAAGGGCGAGAGCATCTCGGTGGGCGACGAGACAAGCAGCACCTGCTACCGCCAGTACCGCAACGCCGAGGAGTCGTTTGTCGACCACGCCCGCTTCTTGCAGCAGCCCCGCTACCGCAACCTCTACAAGCTCAAGCTCACCGACTACAAGAGCTGGGCTCGCGGCCTGCAAAGCTGCGGCTATGCCGAGAACCAGAGCTATGCCACGCTGCTCATCAGCCTCATCGAGAAATACCGCCTCTTCCAGTACGACATCGACCAGCCCCTCGTGGCCCGGCGCAAGAAGCTCGCGCCCGACCCCTCGATAGGCCACGACCTCGACGACGAGCAACAGGCGCAGAAGGACCTGCTCAAGCGGGTCGAGTTTCTGCACCACGTGCACCGCAAGTGGAACCTGCACTACATCATTGCCATCAAGGGCGACACCTACGAGACCATCGCCCTTGAGTTCAACCTCAAGCCCGAGAAGCTGCGCGAGTTCAACGATATCGACGACGAGAGCCTCGTGCCCGCCACGGGCGACCGCGTGTGGGTGGAGCCCAAGGCCAAGGCCACGCCCGAGCACTTCGACTACTACACCGTGCGCAAGGGCGAGTCGCTGTGGAGCGTGTCGCAGGAGTTTGGCGTGAGGCTCAAGAGCCTCATGAAGCTCAACGACATCAAGCGGGGGCAAGACGTGGCCGCCGGCGACCAGATAAAATTGCGCTGA
- a CDS encoding adenine phosphoribosyltransferase, which yields MNKEEIEKVKAVVRNVPDFPEPGIQFKDLTTLFKNPAALGIVRQAMVDLYRDKGVTKVVGIEARGFIGGAILAADLDAGFVPLRKPGKLPAETIKKSYAKEYGTDTIEIHRDAITPDDVVVLHDDLLATGGTMMAAYELVKAMNPKKIYLNFICGLTALHGRDVFPKDVEVTTLFDFD from the coding sequence ATGAACAAAGAAGAAATTGAAAAAGTGAAGGCCGTTGTGCGCAATGTGCCCGATTTTCCAGAACCTGGAATACAATTCAAAGACTTGACCACGCTGTTTAAGAATCCTGCCGCCCTGGGCATCGTGCGCCAGGCCATGGTCGACCTGTATCGCGACAAGGGCGTGACCAAGGTTGTGGGCATCGAGGCTCGCGGCTTCATAGGCGGCGCCATTCTGGCAGCCGACCTCGACGCCGGCTTTGTGCCGCTGCGCAAACCTGGCAAACTGCCTGCCGAGACCATCAAGAAATCCTATGCCAAGGAGTATGGCACCGACACTATCGAGATACACCGCGACGCCATCACCCCCGACGATGTTGTGGTCTTGCACGACGACCTGCTGGCCACGGGCGGCACCATGATGGCCGCCTACGAGCTCGTGAAGGCGATGAACCCCAAGAAGATTTATCTCAATTTTATATGCGGCCTCACCGCCTTGCACGGCCGCGACGTGTTTCCCAAGGATGTGGAGGTGACCACACTCTTCGACTTCGACTGA
- the ybeY gene encoding rRNA maturation RNase YbeY — protein sequence MIEVNYIAQNVEMPVFNRQAVSEWLEQVAAHHGKRVGRLTYVFCDDDYILATNKQYLGHDYYTDIITFDYSNSHRISGDMVISLDTVRSNASQYAPDYGHELMRVIVHGVLHLCGINDKGPGEREIMERHENEALAILPANVF from the coding sequence ATGATTGAGGTGAATTACATAGCTCAGAATGTAGAGATGCCTGTTTTCAACCGCCAGGCCGTGAGTGAATGGTTGGAGCAGGTTGCTGCCCATCACGGCAAGAGGGTGGGGCGCTTGACTTATGTGTTCTGCGACGATGACTACATCCTGGCCACCAACAAGCAATACTTGGGTCACGACTACTATACCGACATCATCACCTTCGACTACAGCAACAGCCACCGCATAAGCGGCGACATGGTGATTTCGCTCGACACCGTGCGCAGCAATGCCTCTCAATATGCTCCCGACTATGGCCACGAGCTCATGCGCGTGATTGTGCATGGCGTGCTGCACCTGTGCGGCATCAACGACAAGGGCCCTGGTGAGCGCGAAATCATGGAACGCCATGAAAATGAGGCACTTGCAATTCTTCCTGCTAACGTTTTTTGA
- the dtd gene encoding D-aminoacyl-tRNA deacylase, whose amino-acid sequence MRIVIQRVKRASVEISGALYSAIGPGLMVLVGVREGDTAADAEWLAQKTVNMRIFDDDKGVMNRNVLQAGGQVLAVSQFTLNASTRKGNRPSYIHAAGHELAIPLYEHYCAVLEQLLGSKVMTGRFGADMQVALVNDGPVTIIVDSVLKE is encoded by the coding sequence ATGAGAATAGTGATACAACGAGTGAAGCGTGCCTCGGTAGAGATATCGGGGGCGCTGTACAGCGCCATAGGCCCAGGCCTGATGGTGCTGGTGGGGGTGCGCGAGGGCGACACGGCCGCCGATGCCGAGTGGCTTGCCCAGAAGACGGTGAACATGCGCATCTTCGACGACGACAAGGGCGTGATGAATCGCAACGTGCTTCAGGCTGGAGGGCAGGTGCTGGCCGTGAGCCAGTTCACGCTCAATGCCTCCACGCGCAAGGGCAACCGCCCCAGCTATATCCACGCCGCCGGCCATGAGCTGGCGATACCCCTCTATGAGCACTATTGCGCTGTGCTGGAGCAGCTGCTGGGCAGCAAGGTGATGACGGGCCGCTTTGGGGCCGACATGCAGGTAGCGCTCGTCAACGACGGCCCTGTGACCATCATTGTCGACTCGGTGCTCAAGGAGTAG
- a CDS encoding cytidine deaminase, which yields MTDKNIVTKIQVCSYQELNDEDHKLVDLAKAATQSSYTPYSHFNVGAAVLLDNGVMIKGANQENAAFAGICAERSACYNAGANYPGVPIVKVAIAAFHNGDFVEEPCSPCGVCRQALLEFEVHSGKNMAVLLAGRDKIYRLSSIKSLLPLGFEEF from the coding sequence ATGACAGATAAAAATATCGTTACAAAAATACAAGTTTGCTCCTATCAGGAGTTGAACGACGAGGACCACAAGCTGGTCGACCTGGCCAAGGCTGCCACGCAGAGCAGTTACACGCCCTACAGTCATTTTAACGTGGGCGCGGCCGTTTTATTGGATAACGGTGTGATGATAAAGGGCGCCAACCAGGAAAATGCCGCTTTTGCCGGCATCTGTGCCGAGCGCAGCGCCTGCTACAATGCCGGTGCCAACTATCCCGGCGTGCCCATTGTGAAGGTGGCTATTGCGGCTTTTCACAACGGCGACTTTGTGGAGGAGCCCTGCTCGCCTTGCGGCGTGTGCCGCCAGGCGCTGCTGGAGTTTGAGGTGCACTCGGGCAAGAACATGGCCGTGTTGCTTGCTGGGCGCGACAAGATCTACCGCCTGTCGAGCATCAAGTCGCTGCTGCCGCTGGGCTTTGAGGAGTTTTGA